ACGACGCCCTTTTGGCTGGGGGCAGGCCCGCCTCAATATGCGCGAGTTCGGCCGCGTTGACGGAGGGGTGCTCCTGCGGCCGGTCCCGCGCCAGCCAGAACCAGATGGCGGCGGCGGCAAGGCCCAGGACCGCGCAGACATAAAAGGATGCGCGCCAGCCGCCCCACAGGATGATCGCGGTGATCAGCGGCGGCGTGATGCCCGACCCGGCCCCCACCCCGGCGAAGATCCACCCGTTCGCCTTTCCCCTCTCCTGCGCGGGTATCCAGCGCGACAGGAACTGGTTGCCGCATGGATAGACGACCGATTCGCCGATGCCGAGCGCGAAGCGGGTCAGCGCCAGCAGCAGCAGCGCGGCGCTGCCCTCCGGATGGATGAGCGCCGTCGCGGCGGTGAACACGCCCCACCACAGCAGCGCGCCAGTCAGCACGATGCGCGGGCCGTAGCGCGCCGCGAGCCAGCCCGCCGGCACCTGGAACAGCGCATAGCCGATCAGGAAGGCGCTGAAGACCCAGCCCAGCTGGACCTGGTCTATGGCATATTCCTTCCGCATCTCCACGCCAGCGACGGAAATATTGGTGCGATCGAGAAAGGCGATCGCGCTGATGATGAACAACAGGAAGATCAGGCCCAGCCTGACCCTGGACCGCGCGGCTCCATTCATAACATCCCTCCCGCTTGGCTTCTGCGCCAAACAATATACTATATGATTCGAGACAAGATGATGTATGTCCGCATAAGCAGGCAAGAGCAAGCATTGGAGAGGGGAAGATGGGCATGGGCACGCCGCGCATGGCGCTGGTCGCAGCGCTGATGGCCTTTGGCGGAACCGCCGCGCAGGCCGCGCCGCCGCTGGCGCAACGCATCGGCCATACCGATCCGGACGGCATGCGGGTCGCGAACGGCGTCCATGGCGGCGCGGGATCGATGAAGTTCGGGCCGCTGCTGGGCGCCGCTGCGCTCAGCACCAACCTCATCTTCGTCCATCGCGGGACGATCGCGCCGAAAAGCGGCATCGGCCAGCATTTCCACAATGATTGCGAGGAGATGTTCGTCATCCTCGACGGGGAGGCGGAATTCACCATCGACGGGCGCACCTCTCGCCTGGCCGGGCCGGCCGGCGTGCCCGACCGCATGGGGCATGCCCATGGCATCTACAATCCGACCGACCGGCCGCTGCAATGGCTGAACGTCAATGTCGGCATGACCAAGAGCTACGACAATTTCGATCTGGGCGACCCGCGCACCGGCGCGACGCTCGATCCCGTGCCGCAGTTCATCAGCATGCGGCTGGACCGCGCCCTGCTGAAGCCGGCGGCGGCAGCGCTGCCCGACGCGACCGGGGCCGTTCTCTATCGCCGCGCCCTGGGGCCCGCGGTGTTCTCCACGCCCTGGTCCTATGTCGACCATATCCTTCTGCCCGCCGGCGCGACGCTGGGCCGCCGGACGCAGGCGGACATGAGCGAGGTCTATTATGCGATCTCCGGCACGGGCGAGGTGACGCTGGGCGGGGAGACCGCGCCCATCAGGGCGGGCGACGCCGTGCCCGTCGACCTGGGCGAGGCGCGGGCGATCCGCCAGACGGGCGGCCAGCCGCTCGAACTCATGGTGATCGGCGTGGCGCGCGATCTGGCGGCGAAGGCCCGCTACCGCGCCGAAGCCGAGGCGCGCCTGCGACCGCGCCGATAGCGTCGCGCCGGTCCTCTCGCCTCCCCCCTTTCCATCATCCAAGAAGGAACCAAGCCCATGTCCTCCCGCCTTCGCGCCGCCCTGCTCGCCGCGGCGCTCTGCCCCCTGACCGCGCCGTCGCTGGCGCAGGCGCCCGCCGCAGCGGCGGCCGCGCCCTCCTTCGAACGGCTGGACCCGGCGTTCGATGCGATCATCGCGCCCGACACGCCGATCGAGCGGGTGGCGACCGGCTTCGGCTTTACGGAGGGGCCGCTCTGGCATGAGGGCCGGCTCTGGTTCTCCGACGTGACCGGGGACAAGATGCGGGCCGTCACCCCGGACGGGAAGGTCGAGGAACTGCTCGCCAATTCGGGCGGCCTGCCCAATCCCCCGGCGGGCGCCAGCATCGGTTCCAACGGCATGGCCCCCGCCCCCGACGGCACGGTGCTGATGACGCAGATGGGCGCGCGCCGCATCGTCAGGGTCGGCAAGGACGGCAGCCTGCAACCCTTTCTGTCGGACTATCAGGGCAAGCGGCTGAACAGCCCCAACGACCTGGTCTATGACAAGAGCGGGGCGCTGTGGTTCACCGATCCGCCCTTCGGCCTGTTCAACGGCATGGACAAGGACCCGGCCAAGGAACTGCCCTATAACGCCGTGTTCCGCTATGCCGACGGCCGGCTGACGCCGGTCATCACCGACATGACGCTGCCCAACGGCATCGGCTTCTCGCCCGATTTCAAGACCCTCTATGTCGGCAATTACGGGCCGGACATGTATATCCGCGCCTATGACGTGCGCCCGGACGGCGGCCTGTCCGCCCCGCGCGAGCTGATCCGCTTCCCCGGCGGTCGCGGCGGGCCGGACGGGCTGAAGGTCGACAGCGCGGGCAATATCTGGACGACGGGGCCGGGCGGCATCCGCATCATCACGCCGCAGGGCAAGGTGCTGGGGCAGATCAGGCTGCCCGAAACGGCGGCCAACCTGGCCTTCGCGGAGGATGGGCACATGGTCTACATCACCGGCAGCACCAGCATCTATCGCCTGCGCAGCAAGGTGAAGGGGATGCTGCCGCTCTACGCCAGGGGTCAATGAAGGGCAGCGGGCGGCCACGCGCCGCCCGCTTGAGCCGAAGCGCGTTTAACGGCCGCCCGCGCTCGGCGCGGCGCCAGGGGCGGGGGCATAGTTTTTCGCCAGATAGGCGGTGATCGTCTTGATCTCCTCCGGCGAGACCTCCGCCCCGCGATCGGCCATGCCCTGCACGGTCGCCGCCCATTCCGCCTCGCTCCGCCGCTTCTGGAACACCTGCCCGGTCGTGTGGCAGAAGCCGCAGCGTTCATTGATCAGGTCCAGGCCGGGGCCGGGCGGCGGGGTCGCCGCGGCTACGGTGGCGGGCGCCTGCTGGGCCATCGCCCCCGCCCCGATCAGGGGCAGGGCAAGGGCCATGATCGTCAATCCGACTTTATGCATGTCATGTCCTCAAGGAAGCGCATAGGCCACC
The sequence above is drawn from the Sphingobium indicum B90A genome and encodes:
- a CDS encoding MFS transporter, producing the protein MNGAARSRVRLGLIFLLFIISAIAFLDRTNISVAGVEMRKEYAIDQVQLGWVFSAFLIGYALFQVPAGWLAARYGPRIVLTGALLWWGVFTAATALIHPEGSAALLLLALTRFALGIGESVVYPCGNQFLSRWIPAQERGKANGWIFAGVGAGSGITPPLITAIILWGGWRASFYVCAVLGLAAAAIWFWLARDRPQEHPSVNAAELAHIEAGLPPAKRASSGPIPWGAIFSSRNVWGLFVSYFAFGYVIWIFFSWFFIYLAEARHLDVKSSAVFSMLPFLCMTFGCLLGGVINDRVSARHGLYWGRSGLGILSFVLTGLFLAGGSMVDNAPLAVLILAGGAGAIYLSQSSFWSVTADIAGPHSGVVSGFMNMGCQIGGALTSTLTPMIAAQFGWTAAFIAGSAVVLAGVLAWAVVDPNRLLEQPAGEGALGPIGGATA
- a CDS encoding c-type cytochrome, coding for MHKVGLTIMALALPLIGAGAMAQQAPATVAAATPPPGPGLDLINERCGFCHTTGQVFQKRRSEAEWAATVQGMADRGAEVSPEEIKTITAYLAKNYAPAPGAAPSAGGR
- a CDS encoding cupin domain-containing protein, which translates into the protein MGTPRMALVAALMAFGGTAAQAAPPLAQRIGHTDPDGMRVANGVHGGAGSMKFGPLLGAAALSTNLIFVHRGTIAPKSGIGQHFHNDCEEMFVILDGEAEFTIDGRTSRLAGPAGVPDRMGHAHGIYNPTDRPLQWLNVNVGMTKSYDNFDLGDPRTGATLDPVPQFISMRLDRALLKPAAAALPDATGAVLYRRALGPAVFSTPWSYVDHILLPAGATLGRRTQADMSEVYYAISGTGEVTLGGETAPIRAGDAVPVDLGEARAIRQTGGQPLELMVIGVARDLAAKARYRAEAEARLRPRR
- a CDS encoding SMP-30/gluconolactonase/LRE family protein codes for the protein MSSRLRAALLAAALCPLTAPSLAQAPAAAAAAPSFERLDPAFDAIIAPDTPIERVATGFGFTEGPLWHEGRLWFSDVTGDKMRAVTPDGKVEELLANSGGLPNPPAGASIGSNGMAPAPDGTVLMTQMGARRIVRVGKDGSLQPFLSDYQGKRLNSPNDLVYDKSGALWFTDPPFGLFNGMDKDPAKELPYNAVFRYADGRLTPVITDMTLPNGIGFSPDFKTLYVGNYGPDMYIRAYDVRPDGGLSAPRELIRFPGGRGGPDGLKVDSAGNIWTTGPGGIRIITPQGKVLGQIRLPETAANLAFAEDGHMVYITGSTSIYRLRSKVKGMLPLYARGQ